From Melospiza georgiana isolate bMelGeo1 chromosome 33, bMelGeo1.pri, whole genome shotgun sequence, the proteins below share one genomic window:
- the CASQ1 gene encoding calsequestrin-1, with amino-acid sequence MVGGVKFGGALTPPNPPRAPLWQLRAQSTAGSWEDALHGTPIVAFAVGDDPDGFEFVETLREVAQDRRDQPGFSILWIDPGDFPGLVPTWEDTFDIDLSRPQLGVVNGTDLASSVWLDMEDEEDLPGPEEVLEWLQEVLEGDTGDGEDEEDDDDEDDEEDDDDDEDDDDEVDDDDDD; translated from the exons ATGGTGGGGGGGGTGAAATTTGGGGGTGCCCTcacccccccaaacccccccaggGCCCCTCTGTGGCAACTCAGAGCTCAGAGCACGGCGGGGAGCTGG GAGGACGCCCTGCACGGGACCCCCATCGTGGCCTTCGCCGTGGGGGATGATCCCG ATGGGTTCGAGTTCGTGGAGACGCTGAGGGAGGTGGCCCAGGACAGGAGGGACCAGCCCGGCTTCAGCATCCTCTGGATCGACCCCGGAGATTTCCCGGGG ctcgTCCCCACCTGGGAGGACACCTTCGACATCGACCTGTCCCGGCCACAGCTGGGCGTGGTCAATGGCACCGACTTA gccaGCAGCGTGTGGCTGGACatggaggatgaggaggatctGCCGGGGCCTGAGGAGGTCCTGGAGTGGCtccaggaggtgctggagggggacactggggatggtgaggatgaagaggatgacgatgatgaagatgatgaagaggatgacgatgatgatgaagatgatgatgatgaagttGATGACGATGATGATGACTGA
- the PEA15 gene encoding astrocytic phosphoprotein PEA-15, producing the protein MAEYRSLLEELAQNITAEDLEQLKSACREDIPSGEGDAIATGHHWFAFLERHSKLDRDNLSYIEHIFEISRRPDLLTKVVQYRTQVLKISEEDEVDTKLTRIPSAKKYKDIIRQPSEEEIIKLAPPPKKA; encoded by the exons atggcCGAGTACCGCAgtctgctggaggagctggccCAGAACATCACGGCCgaggacctggagcagctcaaGTCCGCGTGTCGCGAGGACATCCCCAGCGGGGAGGGTGACGCCATCGCCACCGGCCACCACTGGTTCGCCTTCCTGGAGCGCCACAGCAAGCTGGACCGAG ACAACCTGTCCTACATCGAGCACATCTTCGAGATCTCGCGCCGGCCGGACCTGCTGACCAAGGTGGTGCAGTACCGCACGCAGGTGCTCAAGATCTCCGAGGAGGACGAGGTGGACACCAAGCTCACCCGCATCCCCAGCGCCAAGAAGTACAAGg ACATCATCCGGCAGCCCTCGGAGGAGGAGATCATCAAACTGGCCCCCCCCCCGAAAAAGGCCTGA
- the LOC131095217 gene encoding uncharacterized protein LOC131095217, which yields MAMAGDTGTLGTSGMWGHGWRHRGQQGQQGQQGHGTWSVGDTWGHEGHGTWPWLGDTGLLLLSATHATSDRGLSHKCHQCPQPQSLVSQVSPASATGARSSPGSATCVTNVPRLSHSCHECPRAVPASATGVTDVPMLSLQCQPQPQPQSLVSQMSPESSTGVTSVPKLSCSSHNCPQPQSLVSQVSSTSATSVTCVSSLIIHWCHRCPQPHPLLWPMSPASVLGVTTVPSLLHCCDQCPQPQPAVSQLSPASSIAVTGVPSLSAWCHNCPQPPPLLSPVSPALSPLSRLSPGASPAPGRDSCDAHGM from the exons atggccatggctggggacacagggacattggggacatcagggatgtggggacatgGCTGGagacacaggggacagcagggacagcagggacagcagggacatggaACATGGTCTGTgggggacacttggggacatgagGGACACGGGACATGGCCATGGCTGGGGGACACGGGGT TGCTCCTGCTCTCAGCCACACATGCCACAAGTGACAGGGGACTCAGCCACAAGTGtcaccagtgtccccagcctcaATCCCTGGTGTCACAAGTGtccccagcctcagccactGGTGCCAGgtccagccctggctctgccaccTGTGTCACAAATGTCCCCAGACTCAGCCACTCGTGTCATGAGTGTCCCCGAGCTGTCCCGGCCTCAGCCACAG GTGTCACCGATGTCCCCATGCTCAGtctccagtgccagccccagcctcagcctcagTCCCTGGTGTCACAAATGTCCCCAGAGTCATCTACTGGTGTCACAAGTGTCCCCAAGCTCAGCTGCTCAAGTCACAACTGTCCCCAGCCTCAGTCCTTGGTGTCACAAGTGTCCTCAACCTCAGCCACCAGTGTCACCTGTGTCTCCAGCCTCATCATCCACTGGTGTCACAGATGTCCCCAGCCTCATCCATTGCTATGGCCAATGTCCCCAGCCTCAGTCCTTGGTGTCACAACCGTGCCCAGCCTCCTCCATTGCTGTGACCAATgtccccagcctcagccagcggtgtcacagctgtccccagcctcctCCATTGCTGTCACCGGTGTCCCCAGCCTCAGTGCTTGGTGTCACAACTGTCCCCAGCCTCCTCCATTGCTGTCaccggtgtccccagccctgtccccgcTGTCGCGGCTCAGCCCcggtgccagcccagcccccgGCCGTGACTCATGTGACGCTCACGGGATGTGA